In Paenibacillus hexagrammi, the following are encoded in one genomic region:
- a CDS encoding beta-ketoacyl synthase N-terminal-like domain-containing protein: MNAKDVFRALQKGELSAENAEKELNKLMGTAPDQPLQQKAVDLQVIDSGIALVTMQDRVNKNTFSKELADGLVQAFETIKAGADLKVVILTGFDSYFASGGTKEGLLAIQEGRVKFTDINIYSLALDCRIPVIAAMQGHGIGAGWAMGMFCDFIVMSRESYYSSNYMKYGFTPGAGATLIFPEKFGTALAQEILYTGRQFRGSELEAKGVLFPVLPRNEVLPYALQLAQELAQAPRESLIALKDLMTQSIRDKVRPTFDHELQMHQRTFVNQPEVRDRIESMFKTDQTDIQVKKAPEKVPDGHRNQVSQDSIAIIGISGQFPEAKDLDQFWSNVAQGKDCITEIPPARWSVQDHYHPDPKVPGKTYSKWMGLLEDVDKFDPLFFNISPIEAEWMDPQQRLFIENCWHCIEDAGINPNSLSGSRCGVFVGCVPNEYGQSKDIQAINAQLFTGTSTAILSARISYLLNLKGPCLAIDTACSSSLVAIAEACNSLLLGTSDLALAGGVYIMIGPSMHIATSKAGMLSKDGKCCTFDAKANGFVPGEGAGVVLLKRLSDAVRDGDPIYGVIRGWGVNQDGKTNGITAPSVNSQIQLEQDVYNRFNINPETISLIEAHGTGTKLGDPIEVEALTEAFKSYTNNKSYCALGSVKSNIGHLLTAAGVAGVIKVLMALKHKMLPPAVHFDSLNEHISLIDSPFYINKRLQPWETSAGEPRRAAVSAFGFSGTNAHIVIEEYLPEQQKETRESTGMNPVLFVLSAKSKQQLHIYAESIKGWIDAQDDLNLADLAYTLQAGREAMEYRLAFPADSRESLLQALEGFILNNPTAATCTAQVHKGNGEVTAFENDEDARAILDTWIRSRKLQNIAELWVKGLDLDWGRLYDGSRPRRINMPGYPFARESYWISGETATTGNTVHPPVNGIVDLPEPPDKLDLSVQCHTPDKEEPEAILAFMVAYFVSMLSRILKIKPERIDPDTGFDKYGVDSIVVQQLNEQMEQIFGPVPSTLFFTYKSIRTLALYFSKEYEDKVHMLVQHSVASDALQIEEKVQHQLQEEKNAQARQHTNRPVEPGDEKPANIRTHGSPAANHDIAIIGISGQYPQAANMDEFWKNLEDEMDCVIEIPKERWDYRKYYKQESGSSKKSGGMYCKWGSFLPDVDKFDPSFFQISPLEARYMDPQERLFLQSAASCLEDAGYTKKRLRDDSAGDGRSPVGVFAGVTFNNYQLHVLKEFEKGNMAPINSQIYSIANRVSYIFNLRGPSLSVDTACSSSLYAIHLACESIKSGECEMAIAGGVNLSLHPSKYMALCFGQFAASDGRCRSFGQDGDGYVPGEGVGAVLLKPLSKAIADADHIYGVIKGTAVNHDGKTFGYSVPNPVAQAEVIKKALETANINPRTISYVEAHGTGTKLGDPVEVAGLSDAFASYTADKQYCAIGSVKSNIGHLEAAAGIAQLTKVLLQMKHKKLAATLIHSDRVNPNINFENTPFFVQQGLSDWKQPVIQLDGEDHVVPRRAGISSFGAGGVNVHMIVEEYDAQPDRTRSAWQDTNPAVFVLSAKKKTTCAHMPDC, encoded by the coding sequence ATGAATGCAAAAGATGTGTTCCGTGCGCTTCAAAAGGGTGAATTAAGCGCTGAAAATGCTGAGAAAGAATTGAATAAGCTCATGGGTACGGCCCCGGATCAACCTTTGCAGCAGAAGGCAGTTGATCTGCAGGTGATTGATTCGGGGATTGCTCTGGTGACGATGCAGGACCGCGTCAATAAAAATACATTCTCTAAGGAGCTAGCCGACGGGTTGGTTCAGGCATTTGAAACGATTAAGGCCGGAGCCGACCTTAAAGTAGTGATCCTAACCGGGTTTGACAGCTACTTTGCCTCCGGCGGCACCAAAGAAGGGCTGTTGGCCATACAGGAAGGCAGGGTAAAGTTTACCGATATCAATATCTATAGCCTTGCTCTGGACTGCAGGATTCCTGTCATCGCTGCCATGCAGGGGCATGGAATTGGCGCCGGTTGGGCCATGGGAATGTTCTGCGATTTTATTGTGATGAGCAGGGAGAGCTATTATTCCAGCAACTATATGAAATATGGATTTACCCCTGGTGCTGGAGCAACATTAATTTTTCCGGAAAAATTCGGTACAGCTCTTGCACAGGAAATTTTGTATACCGGAAGGCAGTTCCGCGGGTCGGAATTGGAGGCGAAAGGAGTTCTCTTCCCGGTTTTGCCTAGAAATGAGGTGCTCCCTTATGCGTTACAGCTGGCCCAAGAGTTAGCTCAAGCGCCCAGGGAATCATTGATTGCACTTAAAGACCTTATGACCCAATCCATTCGGGACAAGGTGCGTCCAACGTTTGATCATGAATTGCAGATGCATCAAAGAACCTTTGTGAACCAGCCTGAAGTCAGAGACAGGATCGAATCCATGTTCAAAACCGATCAAACTGATATCCAGGTTAAAAAGGCACCGGAAAAGGTACCGGATGGGCACAGGAACCAAGTCTCGCAGGATTCGATCGCGATTATTGGAATATCGGGACAATTCCCTGAAGCAAAGGATCTGGACCAGTTCTGGAGCAACGTAGCTCAGGGGAAAGATTGTATAACGGAAATTCCTCCCGCGCGATGGTCGGTTCAGGACCATTACCATCCTGATCCAAAGGTCCCGGGAAAAACCTATAGCAAATGGATGGGACTTCTTGAGGATGTGGACAAATTCGATCCCCTGTTCTTCAATATTTCACCTATAGAAGCAGAGTGGATGGATCCGCAGCAGCGATTGTTTATCGAAAACTGCTGGCATTGTATCGAAGACGCGGGAATAAACCCGAATTCCCTATCCGGAAGCCGGTGCGGCGTGTTTGTAGGATGTGTGCCTAATGAATACGGACAATCCAAAGACATTCAGGCAATTAACGCGCAGCTCTTTACTGGGACGTCGACTGCCATTTTAAGTGCGAGGATTTCTTATTTGTTAAACTTGAAAGGTCCCTGTTTAGCTATTGATACAGCATGCTCCTCATCGCTAGTGGCGATCGCGGAAGCCTGCAACAGCCTGCTGCTAGGAACCAGTGACTTGGCATTGGCAGGCGGGGTGTACATCATGATCGGGCCCTCCATGCATATCGCGACCAGCAAAGCAGGAATGCTGTCCAAGGATGGGAAATGCTGCACCTTTGATGCCAAAGCCAATGGATTTGTTCCCGGCGAGGGGGCGGGGGTCGTTTTATTAAAACGGCTCTCCGATGCAGTTCGGGACGGCGACCCCATTTATGGGGTGATTCGCGGTTGGGGAGTCAATCAGGATGGAAAAACGAACGGAATTACTGCACCTAGTGTAAACTCACAAATCCAATTGGAGCAGGATGTATACAATCGATTTAACATCAATCCGGAAACCATTTCACTGATAGAAGCCCACGGGACGGGGACGAAGCTTGGAGATCCGATTGAAGTGGAAGCGCTGACTGAGGCGTTTAAGTCCTATACAAATAATAAAAGTTACTGTGCATTAGGTTCGGTCAAAAGTAATATCGGACACTTGCTGACAGCTGCTGGTGTAGCTGGGGTTATCAAGGTTCTAATGGCTTTAAAGCACAAGATGCTTCCGCCTGCCGTTCACTTTGATTCACTAAACGAGCATATATCCTTAATTGACAGCCCTTTTTATATCAATAAGCGTCTGCAGCCTTGGGAAACCTCTGCGGGAGAGCCGAGGCGTGCTGCTGTTAGCGCATTTGGGTTCAGCGGCACAAACGCACATATTGTCATTGAAGAGTACCTTCCGGAACAACAAAAAGAAACGCGGGAGAGCACAGGCATGAATCCTGTGCTCTTTGTCCTGTCGGCTAAAAGCAAGCAGCAGTTACACATCTATGCAGAATCCATAAAGGGCTGGATCGACGCGCAAGATGACCTTAACCTGGCTGACCTCGCCTACACCTTGCAGGCAGGCAGGGAAGCGATGGAGTATCGTCTGGCTTTTCCGGCGGATTCAAGAGAGAGCTTGTTACAAGCATTGGAAGGTTTTATTCTTAACAATCCAACGGCGGCCACATGTACTGCTCAGGTACATAAGGGTAATGGCGAAGTGACGGCTTTTGAAAACGATGAAGATGCCAGAGCCATTCTGGATACCTGGATTCGGAGTAGAAAGCTGCAAAACATTGCCGAGCTGTGGGTGAAGGGTTTGGACCTTGACTGGGGCAGGCTCTATGATGGCTCCCGGCCGCGCCGTATCAACATGCCTGGTTATCCATTTGCAAGAGAGAGCTATTGGATTTCTGGGGAGACTGCCACAACTGGGAATACAGTTCACCCCCCGGTAAACGGGATCGTCGATCTGCCGGAGCCTCCCGATAAGTTGGACTTGTCGGTGCAGTGTCATACCCCAGACAAGGAAGAACCTGAAGCAATCCTTGCCTTCATGGTCGCATATTTTGTAAGCATGCTGTCACGTATTTTAAAAATAAAGCCAGAACGAATTGATCCGGATACAGGCTTTGATAAGTACGGAGTCGATTCTATTGTCGTTCAGCAATTAAACGAGCAAATGGAGCAAATCTTTGGTCCGGTTCCATCGACTCTATTTTTTACATATAAGAGCATAAGAACGCTGGCGCTGTATTTCTCCAAGGAATATGAAGATAAGGTTCACATGCTGGTTCAACATTCGGTTGCCTCTGATGCGCTGCAAATAGAAGAGAAAGTTCAACACCAGCTTCAAGAGGAAAAGAATGCGCAAGCCCGGCAGCATACAAACAGACCCGTGGAGCCGGGTGATGAGAAACCGGCGAATATCCGAACTCATGGCAGCCCTGCGGCAAATCATGATATAGCCATTATTGGAATCAGCGGCCAATACCCGCAGGCAGCCAATATGGATGAATTCTGGAAAAACCTTGAGGACGAAATGGACTGTGTAATTGAGATCCCCAAGGAACGCTGGGACTACCGGAAATACTACAAGCAGGAAAGCGGAAGCAGCAAAAAATCCGGGGGAATGTACTGCAAATGGGGCAGCTTTTTACCGGATGTGGACAAATTCGATCCGTCCTTCTTTCAAATTTCGCCGCTTGAAGCCCGTTATATGGATCCGCAGGAAAGGTTGTTCCTGCAATCGGCAGCTTCCTGTTTGGAGGATGCCGGTTATACCAAAAAGCGTTTGCGAGATGACAGCGCAGGTGATGGCAGGAGTCCGGTTGGCGTTTTTGCCGGTGTAACCTTCAATAATTACCAATTGCATGTGTTAAAAGAGTTTGAAAAAGGGAATATGGCACCGATTAATTCCCAGATTTATTCAATTGCGAACAGAGTGTCCTACATTTTCAACTTGAGAGGGCCGAGTCTGAGTGTCGATACCGCATGTTCTTCCTCCCTTTATGCGATCCATCTGGCCTGTGAAAGCATAAAAAGTGGAGAATGCGAAATGGCCATTGCGGGCGGCGTGAACCTGTCCCTGCACCCTAGTAAGTACATGGCGCTGTGTTTTGGCCAGTTTGCAGCAAGCGACGGACGCTGCCGTTCTTTTGGTCAGGACGGGGATGGCTACGTTCCTGGGGAGGGTGTCGGGGCTGTTTTATTGAAACCGCTTAGCAAAGCAATCGCCGACGCTGACCATATCTATGGCGTAATAAAGGGAACGGCTGTGAATCATGACGGGAAAACATTCGGGTATAGTGTTCCGAATCCCGTTGCCCAGGCTGAAGTTATCAAAAAAGCGCTGGAAACTGCCAATATCAACCCGCGCACCATTAGCTACGTCGAAGCTCACGGGACGGGGACCAAGCTTGGCGACCCGGTTGAAGTCGCGGGATTAAGCGACGCTTTCGCCAGTTACACAGCGGACAAACAGTATTGTGCCATAGGCTCGGTGAAGTCGAATATAGGCCATTTGGAGGCTGCGGCCGGGATTGCCCAGTTGACGAAAGTGCTTCTCCAAATGAAGCATAAGAAGCTGGCGGCGACCTTGATCCATTCAGATCGTGTGAATCCGAATATCAACTTTGAGAATACGCCGTTTTTTGTCCAACAAGGCCTTAGCGATTGGAAGCAGCCAGTAATCCAGCTTGACGGCGAGGATCATGTTGTTCCGCGGCGTGCCGGGATCAGTTCTTTCGGAGCCGGAGGAGTGAATGTACACATGATCGTAGAGGAATATGATGCTCAACCTGATAGAACACGCAGTGCTTGGCAGGATACAAATCCTGCCGTATTTGTGTTGTCGGCAAAAAAGAAAACAACTTGCGCACATATGCCCGACTGCTGA
- a CDS encoding type I polyketide synthase: protein MGTGVKQEDYLTLLNNSLQTIKKLKSDLDKHKKGNEPIAVIGMGCRFPGGCQDPQSFWDFLQENGDGIVEVPGNRWNVDDFYDQNRDASGKMYLKEAGFLQEDVGAFDARFFGISPREASEMDPQQRLLLEVSWEALESAGICPDSIRGTQTGVFVGMIGSEYALLPRARKDNNPYTLTGVMSNIASGRISYMLGINGPSISIDTACSSSLVAVHLACESLQREETSLALAGGVNLLLSPEGFVSLCGLNALAEDGRCKTFDASGDGYGRGEGCGVVVLKRLSDAMRDNDPILAVIKGSGVNQDGPGSGLTVPNGAAQRELISKTLEKAGVLPSEVGYLEAHGTGTPLGDPIEFQALTEVFGKDGNRKDPLIIGSVKSNIGHLEGAAGIAGLIKLVLCIQNKKISANRHFHTVNPRIHLEKIPAVVPDSAISWEKGEKPLIAGISSYGFSGTNAHVIVAEPPRTADTGEISGRVSIERPLHILALSAKDDSALIQLVSKYEKYFEGNSDENLADICFTANAGRNHFSHRTAFYAQSLEHMKSQLSEYGSKLGAGRVDHKNKEKSNPKLVFLCNDGISKDAAKALYETQPVFRETLLLCDEQQKQMTDISFLPYILNDSLLLNSGSLGSMNQVVSFSLQLGLLQVWDSWGVKPAALLGSGIGEFAAACAAGVMSIHTALAFILEHEGFEVKAGASHTLDQPRIRLYSGSTGRSVDKQEAVSGLYWAKVLDAEPDIRKGIQSLADKGFRHFLEIGQGISPDVQKDIVSYSGGQYFTYSNEENIWDRLLHVLGQLYGLGLDINWHGFDLGYTRRKVLLPTYPFQRKHYWCETLPYQESPMVKMTANHEGKSGGSFLDGRMVYSPLKEKQIEYLLSLDIAPDLKDTHGVVHVGYYLEILCRAVGKIYGNSFHVKAMEFLSALVIPEHGMVNFSLTLSQGDHGEIEFAFYSSENGSHWNKHVNGSLLLGKKDLMLPVREDLEKELKIRCTEQYSGSEFYRQVQEERGLSLGKSVQWIGHVWTTEGESLARFQPPAGIETRNEYKMGIHPGVLDACAQLFHAALPKNRVRDYKYMVTKWEGFAFNYQPDIQELWCHVVLEEVQEASNELKGVFRLFDQNGNLIARIHSGLMKGLSKEREKAFKKQLEKAEEAKDAENDFEVIKSLKRTGLEQWEGIIQEYLQGVFASIFEMPISEMDINESLMNVGMDSLVGIEAKVKIEKELGIFVPIEIFIQGSSISEIAEFILPLLSVQPDRVASMDENQAALHVKKDIHLWIAHRKSNPLAKMKLFCFPYGSGGGASLYREWQAKLPDYIEVCPIQLPGKENRVKEKAFDQMDRAVEVMKEVLLPELDRPYAFYGHSAGALLVYCLAYRLWKEIDNKPMHLFVGAYSSPTILPNPLISFTREKFKNIGYGDIPGPDILSSISPEQYEDMVNVITSENDVNQELVRLYLPTRLAELQMVNSYRAAEEAGFDVPITAIHGKRDDKVQEHEMYAWKELTQGTFELHEVSGDHLFLREDQNQEQLLEIISQDLEKYVYHHIRDKG, encoded by the coding sequence ATGGGGACTGGGGTCAAACAGGAAGATTACCTGACGCTGCTGAACAACTCGTTACAGACAATTAAAAAATTAAAGTCAGACCTTGATAAGCATAAGAAGGGCAATGAGCCCATCGCGGTTATCGGTATGGGATGCCGCTTTCCGGGAGGATGTCAAGATCCTCAGTCATTTTGGGATTTTTTACAGGAGAATGGCGATGGCATTGTTGAGGTGCCCGGAAACAGGTGGAACGTTGATGACTTTTACGATCAGAACCGGGATGCTTCAGGTAAAATGTACCTCAAAGAGGCGGGATTCCTGCAAGAGGACGTAGGAGCCTTTGATGCACGTTTTTTTGGTATCTCCCCACGAGAAGCCTCTGAAATGGACCCCCAGCAAAGACTGCTTTTGGAAGTCTCATGGGAAGCTCTAGAATCGGCAGGTATTTGCCCTGACAGCATCAGAGGCACCCAAACGGGTGTGTTTGTCGGGATGATCGGTTCGGAATATGCGCTTTTGCCGCGTGCTCGCAAGGATAATAACCCTTACACATTGACAGGTGTTATGTCTAATATCGCCTCTGGAAGGATCTCGTATATGTTAGGCATAAACGGTCCGTCGATCTCTATAGATACCGCATGCTCATCCTCTCTGGTAGCTGTTCACCTTGCTTGTGAAAGCCTGCAAAGAGAAGAAACCTCACTGGCGCTAGCCGGCGGAGTCAATTTATTGCTGTCGCCAGAGGGATTCGTATCCCTTTGCGGATTAAATGCGCTTGCTGAGGACGGAAGATGTAAAACCTTTGACGCAAGCGGCGATGGTTACGGACGTGGTGAGGGCTGTGGCGTAGTCGTATTGAAGCGGCTTTCAGACGCAATGAGGGACAACGACCCGATTCTGGCCGTCATCAAAGGGAGCGGTGTGAACCAGGATGGACCTGGGAGCGGGTTGACCGTTCCAAATGGTGCGGCACAAAGAGAATTAATCTCGAAAACGCTGGAAAAAGCAGGCGTTTTACCGAGCGAAGTCGGTTACCTGGAGGCACACGGTACGGGAACCCCTCTGGGCGACCCCATTGAATTCCAAGCACTTACCGAGGTGTTTGGCAAAGATGGTAATAGGAAGGACCCTCTCATTATCGGGTCTGTAAAAAGCAATATAGGTCACCTGGAGGGTGCGGCCGGAATTGCAGGCTTAATCAAGCTCGTACTATGTATTCAGAATAAAAAGATCTCTGCCAATCGTCATTTTCATACGGTGAATCCAAGAATTCATCTCGAGAAGATTCCTGCGGTTGTACCGGATAGCGCCATTTCATGGGAAAAGGGCGAAAAACCGCTGATTGCAGGGATCAGCTCCTATGGGTTCAGCGGCACCAATGCCCATGTCATTGTTGCCGAACCGCCAAGAACCGCCGACACTGGCGAAATTTCAGGTCGCGTCTCCATCGAAAGACCCTTGCATATTCTGGCTCTTTCTGCAAAGGACGACAGTGCTTTGATACAATTGGTATCGAAGTATGAGAAGTATTTCGAAGGGAATAGCGATGAAAACCTGGCGGATATATGCTTTACGGCTAATGCCGGCAGAAATCATTTTTCACATAGAACTGCTTTTTATGCCCAAAGTCTAGAGCATATGAAAAGCCAGCTTTCGGAGTATGGCAGCAAGCTTGGAGCAGGAAGGGTAGATCACAAAAATAAAGAAAAATCCAATCCGAAGCTCGTTTTTTTATGTAATGACGGAATTTCGAAAGATGCGGCTAAAGCATTATATGAAACACAGCCGGTTTTCCGGGAGACGTTGCTGCTGTGCGATGAACAACAGAAGCAAATGACCGACATATCATTTTTGCCTTATATCCTAAATGATTCCTTACTGTTGAATTCAGGCAGTCTAGGATCTATGAATCAAGTCGTATCATTCTCTTTGCAATTGGGCTTGTTACAAGTATGGGACAGCTGGGGAGTTAAGCCTGCTGCGCTCTTGGGAAGCGGCATCGGGGAATTCGCAGCTGCTTGTGCAGCAGGGGTCATGAGCATCCATACTGCGTTGGCCTTCATTTTAGAGCATGAGGGCTTCGAGGTTAAAGCAGGTGCTAGTCATACCCTGGACCAGCCCCGTATTCGTTTGTACTCTGGTAGTACGGGAAGGTCCGTTGACAAGCAGGAGGCCGTGTCGGGACTTTATTGGGCAAAGGTTTTGGATGCTGAGCCTGATATTCGGAAAGGGATCCAATCACTTGCTGATAAGGGATTCAGACATTTCTTAGAAATCGGTCAAGGAATCAGTCCGGATGTTCAGAAGGATATTGTTTCCTATTCTGGAGGTCAGTACTTTACGTACTCAAACGAGGAAAACATTTGGGATCGTCTATTACATGTCTTGGGTCAGCTCTATGGTTTGGGATTGGATATCAACTGGCATGGTTTTGATCTGGGATATACCAGACGAAAGGTACTTTTGCCGACGTACCCATTTCAAAGAAAGCATTACTGGTGCGAGACTCTGCCTTACCAAGAAAGTCCTATGGTGAAAATGACGGCAAATCACGAAGGAAAAAGCGGCGGCAGCTTCTTAGATGGAAGAATGGTGTATTCTCCTTTAAAGGAAAAACAAATCGAATATCTTCTAAGTTTAGATATTGCTCCCGATTTAAAAGATACCCATGGGGTCGTGCACGTAGGGTATTATCTGGAAATTCTGTGCCGGGCAGTTGGCAAAATCTACGGAAACTCCTTTCATGTAAAAGCAATGGAGTTTTTGAGTGCTTTGGTTATTCCTGAACATGGAATGGTAAACTTTTCCTTAACCTTATCCCAGGGAGATCATGGAGAGATAGAATTTGCATTCTATAGTTCTGAGAATGGCAGTCATTGGAACAAGCATGTAAACGGAAGTTTGTTGTTGGGGAAAAAGGATTTGATGCTCCCGGTGCGAGAGGATTTGGAGAAAGAACTCAAAATCCGCTGTACTGAGCAGTATTCCGGTTCGGAATTCTATCGGCAAGTCCAGGAGGAAAGAGGGCTTTCCTTGGGAAAAAGTGTTCAATGGATCGGACATGTGTGGACTACAGAGGGTGAGTCACTGGCAAGGTTCCAGCCCCCGGCCGGAATTGAAACGCGAAATGAATACAAAATGGGCATTCATCCAGGTGTTTTGGATGCTTGCGCCCAATTATTTCATGCAGCTTTACCTAAGAACAGAGTCAGAGACTACAAGTATATGGTTACGAAGTGGGAAGGTTTTGCTTTCAATTACCAGCCGGACATTCAGGAATTGTGGTGCCACGTAGTGCTCGAGGAGGTTCAAGAAGCTTCCAATGAACTGAAAGGAGTATTTAGGCTCTTTGACCAAAATGGAAATTTGATCGCTCGAATTCATAGCGGTTTGATGAAGGGATTGAGCAAGGAGCGCGAAAAGGCCTTTAAAAAGCAACTGGAAAAAGCGGAAGAGGCAAAGGATGCAGAAAACGATTTTGAAGTCATAAAAAGCTTGAAACGTACAGGCTTAGAACAATGGGAAGGAATCATCCAGGAATATTTACAAGGGGTATTTGCTTCCATATTTGAAATGCCGATATCCGAAATGGATATCAATGAGTCTCTTATGAATGTAGGCATGGATTCACTAGTGGGAATTGAGGCTAAAGTAAAGATTGAAAAAGAGCTCGGAATATTCGTCCCTATAGAAATATTCATTCAGGGATCAAGCATCAGCGAGATAGCCGAATTTATTCTTCCGCTTTTATCCGTACAACCAGACAGGGTCGCCAGTATGGATGAGAACCAGGCAGCGTTACATGTGAAGAAGGACATTCATTTATGGATTGCGCACCGGAAATCCAATCCGCTGGCTAAGATGAAATTGTTTTGCTTTCCGTACGGAAGCGGCGGCGGAGCTTCTTTATACCGTGAATGGCAGGCAAAGCTGCCGGACTATATAGAAGTTTGCCCGATTCAATTGCCAGGGAAAGAGAACAGGGTCAAGGAAAAAGCATTTGATCAAATGGATAGGGCCGTGGAAGTAATGAAAGAGGTACTTCTTCCTGAACTTGATCGGCCGTATGCCTTCTATGGCCATAGCGCGGGCGCTTTACTCGTATACTGTTTGGCCTATAGGTTATGGAAGGAAATCGACAATAAACCGATGCATCTGTTTGTTGGAGCATATTCGTCGCCGACGATCCTGCCTAATCCTTTGATTTCATTTACAAGGGAAAAGTTTAAGAACATTGGGTATGGGGATATTCCCGGACCGGATATTCTTTCAAGCATATCACCGGAACAATATGAAGATATGGTGAATGTCATTACTTCGGAGAATGATGTGAACCAGGAGTTGGTAAGATTGTATTTGCCGACAAGACTCGCGGAATTGCAAATGGTTAATAGCTATCGAGCAGCTGAGGAAGCTGGTTTTGATGTTCCCATTACAGCGATTCACGGCAAGAGGGATGACAAGGTTCAAGAACATGAAATGTATGCTTGGAAAGAGCTGACCCAAGGGACATTTGAACTTCATGAGGTATCTGGAGATCACTTATTCCTACGGGAGGATCAGAATCAAGAGCAATTGCTGGAAATCATATCACAAGATCTAGAAAAATATGTATACCATCATATACGAGACAAAGGATGA
- a CDS encoding acyl carrier protein yields the protein MKLSDVDIDAKFTDMGLDSIIGVEWIQTINKQYGLSIAATRVYDYPTIRELSALLKKELNQHGKGWSQPSLPSNSSLSLHELIQHVQQGTLDIDLAERLFHQTK from the coding sequence ATGAAACTGTCTGATGTGGATATAGATGCGAAATTCACGGACATGGGACTCGATTCTATTATCGGCGTAGAATGGATTCAAACCATCAATAAACAGTATGGACTGTCTATTGCGGCAACTAGGGTCTATGATTATCCGACGATTAGAGAGTTGTCCGCATTGCTGAAAAAAGAGTTGAATCAGCACGGAAAAGGATGGAGCCAGCCATCTTTGCCATCCAATTCTTCGCTTTCCCTGCATGAGCTGATCCAACATGTTCAACAGGGCACTTTGGATATAGATCTGGCTGAACGGCTTTTTCATCAAACCAAATAA
- a CDS encoding acyl carrier protein, whose product MRTYARLLKEYVEKSIGEQREPNKFHNIIYTLQTGRDPMPFRLAFTAEGLGEIARKLELFLNPRKGDDNGGIYFGNIESGSHKLPALDDASLIADGYPNIKPDKIAELWVGGMEVDWDQLYQQGTPRRVPLPTYPFSKESYWVGDLINDTPSVKDFTDIEVTTVREEENQSGPGHSKFLTELSMAMEGERLELIQEYIQNSISTLLAFNPHDVPELHRGFFDMGMESVMTEQFRSLLGDSLNIDISDTALFDYPNIAELSQHVLDLIPFSELERQNVSSSKSMEQTSFLEELVLLTSGGPQENTSADLELVANELRDLLAQIDMG is encoded by the coding sequence TTGCGCACATATGCCCGACTGCTGAAGGAATATGTTGAGAAGTCGATCGGGGAGCAGCGGGAACCTAACAAGTTTCACAACATCATATATACGCTGCAAACAGGGCGGGACCCGATGCCGTTCAGACTTGCCTTTACTGCCGAAGGTCTAGGAGAAATAGCGAGAAAGCTTGAATTGTTCCTGAACCCAAGGAAAGGTGATGACAATGGAGGTATCTATTTCGGGAATATCGAGTCGGGAAGTCATAAATTGCCTGCATTGGATGATGCAAGTCTTATTGCAGACGGATATCCAAACATAAAGCCAGACAAAATAGCGGAACTCTGGGTTGGCGGGATGGAAGTTGATTGGGATCAACTATATCAGCAGGGAACGCCGCGCAGAGTACCTTTGCCCACATATCCTTTCTCTAAGGAAAGTTATTGGGTCGGGGATTTAATAAATGATACCCCGAGCGTTAAAGATTTTACAGATATAGAGGTAACAACTGTACGGGAAGAAGAGAATCAAAGCGGCCCCGGCCATTCAAAGTTCTTGACGGAACTGAGTATGGCTATGGAAGGGGAGCGGCTGGAACTGATTCAGGAATATATCCAAAACTCAATATCGACACTGCTTGCCTTCAATCCCCACGATGTGCCGGAGCTTCACCGGGGGTTTTTCGATATGGGGATGGAATCGGTCATGACGGAACAATTCAGAAGCTTGCTGGGAGACAGCCTGAACATCGACATTTCTGATACGGCCCTTTTCGATTATCCCAACATTGCGGAATTATCCCAACACGTGCTCGACCTCATACCTTTTTCCGAATTGGAGCGTCAAAATGTGAGCAGCAGCAAATCAATGGAGCAAACATCCTTCCTTGAAGAACTGGTTCTTCTAACTTCAGGCGGGCCGCAAGAAAACACTTCGGCGGATTTGGAGCTTGTAGCCAATGAATTGAGAGACTTGTTGGCTCAAATCGATATGGGTTGA